Proteins from one Candida orthopsilosis Co 90-125, chromosome 2 draft sequence genomic window:
- a CDS encoding Sec10 protein (S. cerevisiae homolog SEC10 localizes to mating projection tip): MSAGSFSIYDLNPEIKKLLNADNFLNGLSVNDFVEEISKDHILKGAEVNKKAYLDPKPYIRSFESTIRELNRLSADANDQRIRGEKQVDTYELKHSQNVLELSNSIDKTTDKFNHLDIKISDVSRKINPLGVTLNKISTSRDKSRETIFLIRAYHGFYTKGEYAPLENLRSSSKLDDNIECARYIKKLIHLSRRISDESISSTLKCLQMVESYGERMEEDLLKKFEIASDGDEMSGGNFDIRMMNNVSRILYEYNQGVTLMNRFVDKNELSVEASHDEATLNENEWEQWSDPNATNYDLTPHLNEFLENIKFNIKSKARLSKKIFNNPETVIVLFIERIYQTAIKRKVTSLLQLSLQRSLLAHVRILQALYGIIGEFTNQIKDYMVTEEFDTDQKVSQTLEQSNDDLFEEYISDNSYLAREKRNLKEVVNSILNTLDPDTFNEQTSDDFSVARSDTLKYSQQSRTYDHTRFSAERKKLAQFTQYVKAKINEKARSDQGVSKLELEEDDLKAIDSVETLLKTAAESIGRALELAPNEAAEHSLDVLAILIVNFEKLIVREELQLQSLNFFWTLNSIQFKKEILFCLTACAKKIIFPCVTNDPIAKGKARFLINEFVKVQETSINELLNSIVDYSLTQIRGFLGKQKKKDFLCDSIEDDTEACELISEFLNEMYANISVALTGDNLLNTLLMIGNEFLKLLLEHYKKFSVNSIGGVVLTKDAIRYQTIIDEWGIPELSEKFQILKEIGNLFTVSSELVNSLVTEGQLSRMKPYNVRQYISKRADFNPSYADKFFKFR; the protein is encoded by the coding sequence atgaGTGCTGGTTCGTTTTCAATCTACGATCTAAACCCAGAAATCAAGAAGCTTCTTAATGCCGACAATTTCCTCAATGGCCTATCAGTGAATGACTTTGTAGAGGAAATAAGTAAAGACCATATTCTCAAAGGTGCTGAAGTAAACAAGAAGGCGTACCTTGACCCCAAACCATACATTCGATCATTCGAAAGCACAATTAGAGAATTGAATCGCTTGAGTGCAGATGCAAATGATCAAAGGATAAGAGGAGAGAAGCAAGTTGACACGTATGAATTGAAGCATTCCCAGAACGTACTCGAATTGAGCAATCTGATTGATAAAACCACTGACAAGTTTAACCATTTGGACATTAAAATTTCTGATGTGTCGAGAAAGATCAACCCCTTGGGTGTTACTTTGAACAAGATATCCACTTCACGAGATAAATCAAGAGAGACAATTTTCCTTATCAGGGCATATCATGGGTTCTACACAAAGGGGGAATATGCTCCATTGGAGAATTTGCGTTCTAGCTCTAAGCTAGATGATAATATAGAATGCGCAAGGTAtatcaaaaagttgatcCATTTGTCGAGGAGAATCAGCGATGAGTCTATTTCAAGCACTTTGAAATGCTTACAAATGGTTGAGTCCTATGGGGAGCGTATGGAAGAggatttattgaaaaagtttgaaatagCATCTGATGGAGATGAGATGTCAGGCGGAAACTTCGATATCAGGATGATGAATAATGTTTCTCGAATATTATACGAGTACAACCAAGGCGTTACATTGATGAATAGATTTGTCGATAAAAATGAACTTTCAGTTGAAGCAAGCCATGATGAAGCAACCTTGAACGAAAATGAATGGGAGCAATGGTCTGATCCAAATGCTACGAATTACGACTTGACACCACATTTAAATGAGTTCCTTGAAAACATCAAGTTTAACATCAAGTCGAAAGCTAGATTGAGCAAAAAGATATTCAATAATCCAGAGACGGTGATTGTGTTATTTATTGAGAGGATCTATCAAACTGccatcaaaagaaaggTTACGTCGTTGTTGCAGTTGTCATTACAACGAAGTTTATTGGCTCATGTCAGAATCTTACAAGCATTGTATGGGATCATTGGGGAGTTCACCAACCAAATTAAAGACTACATGGTTActgaagaatttgatacTGATCAAAAAGTTCTGCAAACTTTAGAACAATCgaatgatgatttatttgAGGAATACATTTCCGATAATTCATATCTTGCAAGGGAAAAGAGAAACTTGAAAGAGGTTGTAAATTCCATCTTGAACACACTCGATCCTGATACATTCAATGAACAAACAAGTGATGATTTTAGTGTAGCGAGATCAGACACATTAAAATACAGTCAACAATCTAGGACATATGACCATACCAGATTCTCAGCggaaagaaaaaagttgGCACAATTCACTCAATACGTTAAAGCCAAAATTAACGAAAAGGCGAGGAGCGACCAAGGGGTGTCTAAACTAGAGCTCGAGGAAGATGATCTCAAAGCAATTGACAGTGTTGAAACTCTTTTGAAAACCGCTGCTGAGTCGATTGGAAGAGCATTGGAATTGGCACCAAATGAAGCAGCTGAGCATTCATTGGATGTTTTGGCCATATTGATAgtcaactttgaaaaattgattgttcGAGAAGAGCTTCAATTGCAAAGCCTCAACTTCTTTTGGACACTTAACTCCATACAGTTTAAAAAGgaaatattgttttgtttgaCAGCATGTGCAAAGAAGATTATCTTTCCTTGTGTCACTAATGACCCTATTGCTAAAGGGAAAGCGAgatttttgatcaatgagTTTGTAAAGGTGCAAGAGACAAGCATCAACGAGTTACTCAACTCCATCGTGGATTACTCCTTGACCCAGATTCGTGGCTTTCTCggtaaacaaaagaagaaggatttCCTTTGTGATTCTATCGAGGATGACACAGAAGCTTGTGAATTGATTAGTGAGTTTTTAAATGAAATGTACGCCAATATAAGTGTTGCTTTGACTGGTGATAACTTGCTAAATACCTTACTCATGATTGGAAATGAATTTTTAAAGTTGCTACTTGAACATTATAAGAAGTTCTCAGTCAATTCTATTGGCGGTGTCGTATTAACAAAAGATGCAATTCGGTATCAGACAATCATAGATGAATGGGGTATTCCAGAACTATCTGAGAAATTCCAAATATTAAAGGAAATAGGAAACTTGTTTACAGTGCTGAGTGAATTGGTCAATTCATTGGTGACAGAGGGTCAATTATCTCGCATGAAACCGTACAATGTCAGGCAGTATATCAGCAAAAGGGCAGACTTTAACCCAAGCTATGCTGAcaagtttttcaagtttAGATGA